The DNA window CCGGCCACAGAAAGGCTGAGCCATCTCACAGTACATGCCAGGAAGCCTGATGTCCTCTCTTAGAGGAACACCTCCCATACCACAGGCACCGAGtgccttttcttcagaaagatgaGAGCTTTGCTACATTGAGCCTTTTGATTCAAGTGACTCTCTCACATCACACACACAGCAAACCAGTGCTGCTATCTTCTCACCTGCCCAACTTCTGTCCTTCTCCAGTAAAAGCTTTGAAGACACTTTTAGGTTTCACATACTCCTCATCACGGTGATCCTCCATATCCAGGTTCACTTGTCCACCCCGTGCTAACCTGCGCAGCTCTGCCGGGACTTCCCTGCAAAGACAGTGTCCTGAGGCAGCTGCCTGAAGAAGCGAGTCAGGAAAGTGTGGAGAAAAAGTGCCAGCCACAGACCTCTGGAATTTCAGGAATCGCAGTGAGCTCTTGCTTAATTAAGAAGGCAGATGCACACCTCCTCACTGGCAGACACAAATTAAAGGTTACTTTTCCCTGGTCCTCACCTGGAGTGATACCATGCATTAGAAATGTCCAGCCCAAATATAAATGGCTGTTTTGTTCATTTCAAACTCTGAAGGCCTCATGCAAACCAAGGCCACTTCCCATTTATGTAAATGTTCAAGTCTGCCCTCCCATAGTTTCCATATTAAGAATCTAGCTCTATAAGAAAGCTCAGGTGAGATGTGCCATTGAGCCAACATCCTGAATTCCACAAATGCTTGTGTTTCAGAAAACAGCtattctttctctcccctcttgCTACATACCCTCTGCGGATATCATCAAGAAACTGGGCATTGGAGGGATCCTGGTAACTCCTCAGTTCTCCGCTGTCCAGACTGAATCCACTCTTCCAGAGCTTCAGTACAACATGCACCTGCAGCagcccccaaaaaacaacaggTGTCACTGAAGCATCTTAGTAAGAACAACAACCGGATGCAAAGTGAAAAGTTCCTGACTGGCAGAGGAATTTCAAGCTGCACAAAACATTCTGACGAGGTTCCTCTGGGCTGagggaaaaacccaaagcaCTGGCTGTGTAATGGTCATGCATCAGTTCCTAGAAGGTGGCATCACAGATGCCTTTTTGATAAATATGGTTGAGGAGCCAAGAGCGTGTTAGGCAAGGAGTCTAAACCAAGCTCCCACCAAGGCCTAGATGGGTATTTGCTCACAAACCAAGGAGGAGAACCTTGCATTGATGCTGTTAGCTCCACATCTTTTCAATGGATAAAGAAGAGTTAATCACCCAGTGCTCTTTGCAAACTATTTTTCACAATCCACGCTTTAGAACACTCAAATTTGTAATTAGGAGTTCATCAGAAAACTGCTTACCCAAGACCCAAGCATCTATTATTTTCTAATCAGAAATCCCATGAGAAGCTGGATTTATCATACGTCTGTCCTCTTGAATTTTTATCAAGCTTTATAACTCTCTGGGCTCACAAGCTGTGTAGCTATAGCAAAGAAATCCCTTGGGTGACATCtacaaaacagaacagagagaTACTCACATCCTGAGCAGAGTTCtgtctcctctctcctgccacATAAGCAGATTCCTCCTCTGGAGTAGCCCCAAGGCGATACCCTCCCCCTGCAAAAGGCTGCAAGAGAGGGGTGGGCAAAGAGGTTATAGAACGACACAAACCCAACATAGCTTGCTTCCCTTTCCCCAACACCATTACGGGTGAACAGGGGCTTCATGGCATCAACAACATCTATTGTGCTGTAGGCACAGCGACCAGCTTGAACAAATTAAGAAACATGGCACAAGAAAGTGGCTTTTCCTGCCACTGTGACACATGAACTAGAGCTGTGCTAAGGGAGGAGACCCGACTTAGCTGTCCTTTTAAGATAAATCCAGGACTCCACAGTACCAAACCCGGTACTATCATGGTGGGAGCCATACACGGACAACGACTGAAATGGGGAACCGAAGGAAGAACAACTCATCACTCACTTTTGGCTTGCTAGTCTCGCCACCGCTCTTGGCTGTCCGATCAACCGCCACTGCACCGTGCTCCTTTGCTCCTTTGAACAGATCCTCCACCAGCTCATTGGGACTCTTCTTCCTCGGAGGACCAACAATCTGCTGTCCACTTCTCTCTGAGCCACCGGCATAAAACCTGACAGAAAGCACACGGTTTCTGGGTAAGCCCGGACCACTGCTTCTCCAGGAGATGTATGTGATAGAACCCAGCAGTTTTACATCAGGATTCACTTGTTCATATTTGTGCAGCTTAATGAAACAGCTTGGATCTACAAACATTAGCTACTACCAGTATATCTCCTACTGTGGCCATTTATGAGTTCCGGTACTGCAGagactttctttttatttatggtCAGTTACCGTAAAATTATCCATCGATCAATAGCAATAAAGCGATGACTCTCTCAGACCTAGCAAGAGAAACAGTCCAGCCTGACAAAGCTCAGTTTCAAAAGCTAGTACCAGCTATATTACCAAGCTGACCAAGACTTCCAGCAAGTCTCTGATGTGtcagatggaagaaaatggGCAACATCAAACTGGTATTTGGAGGGAAGGCATACAATCATGCCACACTTACAGATCACCACACACACGACGGATCCGAACTGGAAGCAATGAATGTACATTCAGTGAAGTGCAATTAAGCACTTCTGGAAGAGTGAGTTTATTAGCTTCCAGCTGGCTTGTAACACATACAGAGCAAGCTCACATCTGTTTGCAGAAGACCATGCAGTCTACGTAGGTTGAGCCACCTTAAGATACATCAGTTCCATTCAATTTACCTTGCCTGTTAACCTTAAGGCCATTTAACTACTTACAGCTGACACTGTAGATGACTTTCTCACTAGTACGCCATGTTCGCATCGGAAAGGGGacctacatttttcttttcacctccATAATCCATTACATTACCCttaagcagcattaaaaaaaaacccaaaacccaaaaaaccccaccaacaaaaaaccacccccaaaaccccaagcagaaataaaaacaatcccTGCATTACTTCCATGTTTCCATTCTCTATGGACACAAATGATGATCTGGGCTTTTTTCTACTCTTAACCTAGAGCTTCCACATCCTATCTTAGGCTTTCTCTTGCAGCACAATTCAGCGATGAAAACTGGTGCTTATACAGCCATGCTGAGCACATGCTTATGCACAGACTTGGCACTGACCAACCTTTCCATGTCAAACCTAGTATTTTTCAGTACAGGAATTTCATATCGacttaaatctgctttttaaaaaaccctgtaCACAAGCGGCAAGCTATCACAAAAGGGCAGGGATACAATCACAGGTTTGAAGTCTTTAACTGAAAACTTACCGctgtccctcctcctcttcatcatcatcctcctgTGCATGAACAAGGTCTCTAAATGACGTTACTCTATGGTCACTGCAAAAGCCAATCAGAGAAGTACGTCAGCCTCATGACACATTTCAACCACATAAGCAAAAGCTCCTGAAGGCAGCAGTTAGGCTgactctgttctgcttttagAGTCTGATTCATTACTCTATGAAATGACAGGTCAGCACTGGTGTGACTGAGTGGTGAAACAAGCTCCTGGACCTCTCTGCCAACTACACCAACAGGAAACAGGAGCGAGCACACTGGAGGAAGCTCAGACGGTGACTGCAGACACAGCAGAAGCGGTGAGTCTTCAGTCACCTTCCTTTCTTGCATCCTGGATTTTGTTGCCTGTTTGGAAGAGCCGCCACGTCCCAACATGCACAAGCACAGGTTTCTCTTCCAGGCCCCAGGACAGCTTAGCCTCTCCGTCCTTCCCCTCTTGTCATTTCTGCTGAGCCTGT is part of the Grus americana isolate bGruAme1 chromosome 17, bGruAme1.mat, whole genome shotgun sequence genome and encodes:
- the NSFL1C gene encoding NSFL1 cofactor p47 — encoded protein: MAGREEALREFVAVTGVEEERARFFLESAGWDLQIALASFYEDGGDEDILTLPQPTPSSISRGTAASDHRVTSFRDLVHAQEDDDEEEEGQRFYAGGSERSGQQIVGPPRKKSPNELVEDLFKGAKEHGAVAVDRTAKSGGETSKPKPFAGGGYRLGATPEEESAYVAGERRQNSAQDVHVVLKLWKSGFSLDSGELRSYQDPSNAQFLDDIRRGEVPAELRRLARGGQVNLDMEDHRDEEYVKPKSVFKAFTGEGQKLGSTAPQVMGTSSPAQQAENEAKASSAIAIDESEPITNIQIRLADGGRLVQKFNHNHRIRDIRLFIVDARPAMAATSFVLMTTFPNKELTDENQTLKEANLLNAVIVQRLT